TCCACGACCGCAGTCGACCTCGACGACGCCATGAGCGTGGAAACTCAGGCTTGGTTCACCTACGACGGGCTCGGACGACAGATCGAGAAGAAGGACGTCGCCGGCAACGGCGAGGCGACTCCGTCACGCACCCTGGCGACCACCACGACCACGTACGGCGGTGACCGCACCACCGTCACCCCGCCCGACGGAGCCCCGGCCACCACCACGCTGACCGATGTGAGGGGGCACACCAGGGAACTGTGGAAGTACCACGGGAACGAGCCCACCGGTACACCCGACAAGACCCTCTACGACTACACCCCCGCCGGGCAGCTCCACACAGTCACCGACCCCGTCGGCAACACCTGGAGCTACGACTACGACCAGTCGGGCCACCAGATCACGGCGAGTGACCCTGATCGCGGTACCACCACGTCCACATACGACGACCGCGGCCGGGTGATCACCACCACGGACGCCCGGCACACCACCCTCGTCTACGGCTACGACGACCTTGGCCGCAAACTCGAGGAGCACAAGGACACCGCCACCGGACCTCTGCTGGCGAAGTGGACCTACGACACCGTCGCCAAGGGCCAGCTCACCTCGGCAACCCGCTACGACAACGGCAACGCCTACACCAACACCGTCAACTCATACGACGCCTACTACCGGCCCACCCGCACCACCATCACCATCCCCGCCGTCGAGGGGGCAGAGGCACTGGCCGGCTCGTACCAGTTCAACACCCGCTACAACCTGGACGGCACGTCGCAGGGCCCGTCCTATCCAGCCGCGGGCTCGCTTCCCGGTGAAGCCGTCGTCTACGGTTACAACTCTCTCCACCAGCTCACCACCGTCACCGGCAGCTCGACCTACCTGACCGACACCACCTACGACGACGTCGGCAAACCCCTTCAGTACGAGCTGTCCACGACGGCGGGTAAGCACGCCTGGCTCACCGACGACTACGAGTGGGGCACCCAGCGCCTGCACTCCTCCCGGGTCGACCGCGAGGACGTGCCCGGGGTCGATCGTTCCACCACTTACGGCTACGACCAGGCCGGCGACATCCTGTCCGTCGCCGACAGCTCACGCGACGGCATCGACACCCAGTGCTTCACCTATGACTATCTCCAGCGCCTGACCGAGGCCTGGGCCCAGGGAATGACGGACTGCGCCGCCTCACCGTCCGCGCAGATCCTCGGCGGTCCGGCGCCGTACTGGTCCTCCTACACCTACGACCGGGCGGCCAACGGTGCCTCCGTCGGCAACCGCGCGACCGAGACCGAGCACGACCCGACCGGGGACACCAGCCGCGACACCACCCACACCTACACCTACCCGCCGGCAGGCTCGAACCAGCCCCACACCCTCACCCGGGTCGACACCGTCCAGGGCGGCACCACCAGCCGCGACACCTACACCTACGACGACGACGGCAACACCTACACCCGGACCATCGCCGGCGACAAGCAGACCCTGACCTGGGACCCCGAAGGCCACCTCGCCTCGGTCACCGAGCCCACCAGCTCGGGAGGCGGCACGCAGACCACGTCCTACCTCTACGACCCCGACGGCAACCGCCTCTTCCAACGCGCCGCCGACGGCACCACCCTCTACCTCGACAACACCGAGATCTTCCTGCCCAAGGGCGCCACCAAAGCGAAGGCGACCCGCTACTACACCATCGGCGGCATCCAGGCCGTCCAAACGGACGACGGCAAGGTCTCCTTCCAGATCCCCGACCACCAGGGCACCGGCCAACTCGCCATCGACGCCACCACCCTCAGCCTCGACCAGCGCCGCACCACCCCGTTCGGCGACTTGCGCGGCACCGAGCCCGCGGCGTGGCCAGGCGACCACGGCTTCGTCGGCGGCATCGAGGACTCCACCGGCCTCACCCACCTCGGGGCACGCGAGTACGACCAGTCAACCGGCCGCTTCCTCTCCGTCGACCCGGTCCTGGACGCGACGGACCCGCAGCAGATCAACGGCTACGCCTACGGCAACAACAACCCGGTCACCTTCCCGGACCCCACCGGCACGTACCTGCGCTGTGGCGGCGACGACCCGGCCTGTCCCTCCAGTCACCAGAGCGGCGACGGGGCAGCAAGCGACGCCCCCGCCGACCCCGGGCCGCCTTCCCAATACGACTGGTTGACGCCTCCTTCCTCGCCGGTGTTCGACGCACCGGTTCAGCCGAAGAAGCAATCGCTGTGGGACAGGATCTGGCATCCCATCAAGTCGATCGCCAGGGTCGTGGCAGCGCCGGTCACGGAGGCGCTGACCTACGCCGGCTGCTACGGCGCGGCCACCTTCGCGGCGCCCGAGAGCGGCGGGATATCCCTGATGGCAGCGGTGGCCGGGTGCGGGGCCCTGGCCGGGGCCGCCGGAGGAGCGGTCGGCAACTTCCTCAACCCCAAGGCCGACCATTCCACCACCGGCGTGCTCAAGGACGAGCTGGACGGCGCGGCATGGGGCGCCGCCGGAGCGGCCGGTGGCGCAGCCATAGGCCAGGCCGCCGGAGTGGCACGGGCAGGCGCGAAGGCAGCGAAGGCTGTGTGCCACAGCTTCATGCCCGGGACCGGAGTCCTCCTCGCCGACGGCACCAGCAAAGCCATCCAGAAACTGCACCCCGGTGACATAGTCCTGGCCACCGACCCGAAGACCGGCAAGACCACCGCCACTCCTGTGGCCGCCTCGATCACCACCGAAGACGACAAGCAGTTCACGCGGCTCACCGTCACCACCAAAGACGGCCCCACCCACCTGACTGCCACCGACACCCACCCCTTCTGGATTCCCGACCTCAAAAAATGGGTCACCGCAGGCGACCTGAAACCCGGACAGCATCTCCGCACCTCCGCCGGCACCAGCATCCCCATCACAGCCGTCCAGCACTACACCAAACACCACCGCACCCACGACCTCACCATCACCGGCACCCACACGTACTATGTGCTCGCCGGGACCACCCCGGTACTCGTTCACAACTGCAATACGATCGATCCGAAAGTTATAAAATTTGCCCAGCGCGGTGTCTCGGCACGCTTCAAAAACGGCAACACGATCGAGGATACAGCGGCAGGGATTAGGGCTGGACATATTAACCCGAGTGATTTTCCGCCGATCCGCCTTGTTGAACGTGAAGGTGATCTCTACACACTTGACCATCGTCGTCTGGTGACTTTTCAGAAGGCCGGTCTGGAGCAAGTTCCGTACGTAATGGCGACACCAGAGGAAGTAGCTGCCGAAGGTTTTAAGTTTGATCAAGATGCGGCCCGAACGTCGATTAGAATCCGTGGTACTGGAGAGGTGTGGAGTCCGTGAGTAGCCCTATTGATGCGGCATTGGCTGTGAGTTCACTAGAAGAACTAGTCGCGTATCTTGCCGACCTCTCGGAGAAAGCGCGGCGCGGGGTGGTTCCCGTCGAGAATCCCAATACGCCTGACTTCATCGAAGCATCGAGCGCCTGGCTTGAAGGTATTGACGCATTCCTGCGTCATCACACAGGGGAAGCTGTTCCTCAAGTTCCAAAATGGTCGACAATCGCCTTGATCTTCTCGGCGGGTCTTGTGTACGAATAGATTCCTGTACGTCTCGTGTGCCCCTCCGTCTCATGAAGAACCGAGGTCAGGTCCCCGGAACATCAATATGGTTGAAGCGTCTTCAAAGCTACTTGGTCGGCTAGGCGAGGTGGGCCCGCTGGGAGACGCGATTCCGTGGACCAGAGTCGCTGTCACACCTTCGATGAAAGATCGGACGATGCTTGATACAATCAATATGCCCGGCTTTGGCTAGGTAACTGCTAAAGCCACTCGGGCCAGACATCTTGCAGGCAGGGGCACATGTTTGAGGAAGTCATGGGCGAGCGTCTGCGGACTGGTTTCGCCGACGCGCCCTTGGTCTGCATCGAGGGGCACGAGGGGCAGACTGAGGTTTTCTCAACGAAGATCATTTCAAGATTCCGTTGAGGACGAGTGCGGCACGGGCGATGTCGCCGATCCGGCTGGGACTGAGCGAGACCTTCTTGAGCGCGCGCCAGCGTTCCTTGAGTTCGGCGGCTGCGCGTTCGCCGAGGGCGCGCAGATCTCTGATCAGGGTGTTCGTGGTTCGGGTATCGGTGTGGAGGGCTTGCTCAGATCTACCCTGGGGGCGGCGCACCGGGATGTGGATGCCGATTCCGGCGCCGATGTAACCCTTGTCGGCAAGAGTCGGCAAACCGTCGGCGGCGGCCTTGTACAGAACGGGCAGGACGTGGATACGGGCCGCTGTGATGTCGGGGGTGGAGCCGGGCTCGACATCGGAGACCCACAGCGGGGTGCCGTTCGGGGAGGACAGGAACTGCACGTTGCCGCCGAACGCCTTGTGCTTCTGGCTGAACCACAGGTCGTTGCCGTTGTCGCGGACGCCGGCGAGACGGTCGGACTCGATGAGTGTGCCGTCCAAAATCACGTGCGTCATTCCTTCCCGCCGGCAGCGGTTCAGGACGTCGTGCAAGTCGGGGGCTTGGGCGGCCAGCGCGTCGATGCCTTCGTGGAGGTAGCGGTAGCCGGTGGCCTGGGAGACCCCGGCGTCGCGGGCCAGACAGTGCACGCACGCCTGCTCGCGGAACCAGCGCAGCACCAGCACGGCCTGACGGAACGGACCCAGCGCCCGCGACCCCCGCGGAGTGCCCAGCCGTCGCCGGTGGGCGGCCAGCAGTCGTGAAAGGTGATCCACGACATGGCGCGGAACATCGAGCGTGGCAACATAGGTGACCAACGTGAAGCCTCTGGTGGGTCGGACGAGTTCTTGTGGTGAGACCTGTCCTACCAGGGGCTTTACGTCTGCTCACGACCAGGATGAGTTCGTCCGATCCACCCCGAGGCGAGCGGTTCACAACGCTTCGCGAAGATCATTTCTCTGAGAAAACCTCACTGACTGTGTCCTATGGTTTGATTCGTCGCCCGTTGATGACGATGGAATGAACTGGGTGACTATCCTCCGGTTTGCTCAGATCCTCGATCTCCGGTTCTCGGATTTCGAGTTGGGTCTCGATCTGTCAAATCGCCAGGAATTCGCGTATGCCCTCATAAGGCTAGTCGACTCAGACATTCTGAAGAGTTTTGCGGACTCGAAGGTGTTGACGCGTACAGCAATGCCAGCCCTGAATGAGTCCGACCTGTATCACTACCGAATCGCCTTTGATGATCACGGCACGTATGACATCGTCTGCACGAGCGTTGAGGTCTCCTACGAGCGTGTTGCGGCATGAACACGATCAGTACTCCAGCAGCGTTTCGCTATCTGGCCTGCTCAGAGAGGCTGTCCGGAATGTAGTTGGGTGGTGGGGTCTCAGGGGTGGCCTTGCCCAAGGGGCCCCTCCAACGAGTGGAGTCGTCGCTGGTAGTGGTAGTGGCGGGCGACGGCCTGGCGTCTGCGGCGCCACTGCGACCAGCTCAGCACGTGCGAGCAAAGCGACCGGCCGGCTGGGCGGTTCGAGGCGAGGTGAAGCGCCAGGAGTCGGCGGACTTCTACCTTCGACACTATCCTCGCCGACGCCAGCATCGAGATCTTGCTCAGCGGCGTGCGGATCCCCCGCATGAACTCGATCATGGAACGATGGGTACAGACCTGCCGCCATGAACTCCTGGACCGCACCCTCATCTGGGACCACCGGCACCTGCTCCACGCCATGCGCGAGTTCGAGCAGTTCTACAACGAGCACCGCCCGCACCAGGGCATCGCCAACGCCCGACCGCTTCACGCGTTGCCGCCGCCCATCAGCGATCCAGAGCGGATCACGCGCCTCGACATACGAAGACGCGACCGACTCGGCGGCATCCTCCACGAGTACCAACATGCCGCTTGACCTGCACGGACGACGTTTTCGGCAATGACAACGTCCCCGCATCGCGCGCGCTCGCCGAGCCGCCCAGGTCGTCCTCGTGAGTCGGAAGGGCCTGGGCGGCGGAGTGCTCGGGTCGAGTGGACCACGGTTGGTCAAGCTCACCCCATGAATGTGCGGTGGCGTTTCACGACCAGTTGATGCCCCCACCGACGCACTTTCGGCACAGGGCCCCATGTGGGCCCCATACAGGCCCCCAAAAACGCCAATGGGCGTCCTCGGAAACCGAGAACGCCCAGGCCAGCCCGGTGAAGACTGGTGCGCCGCCAGGGACTCGAACCCCGGACCCGCTGATTAAGAGTCAGCTGCTCTAACCAACTGAGCTAGCGGCGCCTGCTGACAAGTAAATCCTACCTGGTCCGGAGGGGTGCTCATGACCATCCGGGGGCGGTGGCGACGCCACCGCCCCCGGATGGAGGTCTCCCTCTGGGCCTCGCCTCAGAGGATCGCGCTCAGGAACTCCCGCGTCCGGTCGTGGTCCGGGTCGCCGAAGATCTTGTCGGGGGCGCCGGACTCGATCACGCGGCCCGAGTCGAACATCAGGATCCGGTCCGAGATGTCCCGTGCGAAGTTCATCTCGTGGGTGACGCAGATCAGGGTGATGTCCGTGGTGTGCGCGATGTCCCGCAGCACGTCGAGGACGCCGGCGACCAGTTCCGGGTCGAGGGCGGAGGTGACCTCGTCCAGGAGCAGTATCTCCGGCTGCATCGCCAGCGCGCGGGCGATGGCCACGCGCTGCTGCTGGCCGCCGGAGAGCTGGGTCGGGTGGGCGACGACCTTGTCTTCCAGGCCCACCAGGTTCAGCAGTTCCCTGGCGCGCTCCTCTGCCTCCGCCCGGTCGACGCCGAGGACGTTGATCGGGGCCTCGGTGATGTTCTGGAGCACGTTCATGTTCGGGAACAGGTTGAACTGCTGGAACACCATGCCGATCTTCTTGCGGATCCCCCGCTGGTGCTTCTCGTTCGCCCGCTTCAGGGATCCGTCCGCGCCGCGCATGTGGGACAGCGGCTCGCCGCCGACCCATATGTAGCCGTCGCTGATGCGCTCCAGCGTCATCAGCAGCCGCAGGATGGTCGTCTTGCCGGAACCGCTCGGTCCGATCAGCGTGACGTGCTGGCCGCGCTGCACGGTGAAGTCGAGGTGGTCGAGTACCACGTGGTCGCCGTACCGCTTGACCACCTGGTCGAACTGGACGAGGTGGCCGACGCCCGGCGCAGTGGCCTCCGTGGGCGCCGCGGCCGGTGCCGTGGTGGCGGACGGCTCGGTGCCGTCCTCGGTCTGCTTGGTCGGTTCAATGGCCAAGGCGCTTCTCCAGTCTCCTCATCAGAAGCGAGGTCGGGTAGCTCGCCACCAGGAAGATCAGTCCCGCCAGCGTGAAGGTCTCCGTGTAGGCGAAGTGGTCCGAGCCGTACTCGCGGGCCTTGGAGACCATCTCGGCCACCGTGATGACGGCGAGGAAAGGCGTCTCCTTGAACATGGCGATGGCGTAGTTGCCGAGTGCCGGCAGTACGTTCCGCACGGCCTGCGGCAGGATCACGGCCCGCCAGGTGCGCCCCGGCGACAGCGACAGCGCGCGGGACGCCTCCCACTGGCCCCGCGGTACGGCGTCGATGCCGGCCCGGTACACCTCGGAGAGGTACGAGGCGTAGTGGATGCCCAGGACCACGATGCCGATCGTCAGCGGGTCCACCGTGTTGAAGATCGCGTACGCGAACACGAGCTGCACCAGCAGCGGGGTCGACCGGATGAACTCGACGAGGATCCGCAGGGGCACCGTGACGAAACGGGTCGGCGTCCGGTTCGCCATGGCCACGATGAGGCCGAGCACGGCCGCCACCAGGATGCCGAGCACCGTGGCCAGCAGGGTGGTCACGAACCCGTCCATCAGCATCGGGAACGCGTCCGACACGCGGTCCCACTTCCACTCGAAGGTCATACCGCACCTCCCCCTACCGGTGCCTTCGGGCCCGCGGCCGCCGCGCCTTCCGCGGTGCGGGTGCGCAGCAGGCCCCGGGCGCCCGTGTACTGGCCGAGGCGCCGCTTGCCCGCGCGCTCCACGGCGTTGAGGACCAGCGTCATCGCGTAGGCGAGGACGAAGTAGACGACCAGCAGCGTGAGGTAGGCGGCGGTGCTCGAACCGGTGCGGTCACGCATCTGCTGGATCGCCGTCGTCAGGTCGGCGGCGCCGATCAGCCACAGCAGCGGGGTCGCCTTGAGAAGCTGGATCAGCAGGTTGGTGAACGGCGGGATCATCTGCACCAGCGCCTGCGGCATGATCACCCGGCGCATCCGCTGCCAGGGGCTCATGTTCAGCGCGATCGCGGCCTCCCACTGGGCCTTCGGTACGGCGTTGATGGCGCCGCGCACGACCTCGGAGCCGTAGGCGCCGTAGTTCATGCCGAACGCGAGGACGCCGCAGAACAGCGCCGACAGTTCGTAGCCCGACACCAGAGGGAACGCGTAGAACAGCCAGAAGAGCTGCACGTACAGCGAGGTGCCGCGGAAGAACTCCACGATCACCCGGGAGATCCCGCGCACCAGCAGCGGTTTGCTGTTCGCCATCAGGCCGAACACGAAGGACAACACGAGCGCGAGGAGGGCACCGAGCAGCGTCGCCTCGACCGTCACCCCCAGTCCGGAGACGGCCTGCGACACGTGGTCGGAGAAATAGGAGAAGAAGTCACCCATGAGGTGGTCTTTTCAGCCCTTGCAGAGGTCGGCGGTCTTCAGGCTCGGCGGGGGCAGCTCCGACTTGCCGAAGCCGTACGGCGACAGCAGCTGCACGTAGCGGCTCGCGTCGGAAGTGATCTTCTTGAGCTCCCTGTTGAACGCGTCCCGCAGGTCCTCGCTGCCCTTGCGGAACACGGCGCCGCCGGGGCTGTACTGCTTCTTGCCGCCCATCACGGGGACGAAGGGCTCGGTGACCTCGACCTGGGGGTTCGTCTTGGCGAGCCAGCGCAGCGAGATGCCGGTCAGGACGAAGCCGTCCACCCGGCCGTTCTTCACGGCGTCGGCGCCGTCCTGCTGCTTCTGGACCGTCTTGACCTTGTCGTCGGAGATTCCGGCCGAGCTGACGTAGTCCTTCTCGACGGCGCCGGACATCACGGCCAGCGTGACGCCCCCCTTCTTCGCCGAGGCCAGGTCGGTGATCTTCTTGGGGTTGCCCTTCTTCACCATGATCGCGGTGGGCGAGATGAACTCGGGCTCGGAGAACAGCGCGTTCTCGCAGCGCTCGGGAGTGATGGCCATACCGGCGCTGATCACGTCGTACTTGCCTGCCTGGAGGCCCGGAATGAGTCCGTCGAACTCGGTGAAGGTCGGGCGCAGCTCGTCGACGCCGAGGGCCTTGAATATCGCGGCGTGGAGCGTGGGCGCCTCGCCCTTGAGCTTGCCGCCCTCCTTGTATCCGTACGGCGCCTCATTGGCGTAGGCCACCTTCACGAAGCCCTGTTTCTTCAGCGCGTCCAGCTTGCCCTTGCCGTCGCTGCTGGTGTCCGTCTTCGTGCACGCGGTGAGAAGTGTGGGGACGGCGATGACGCCGCCGACGGCCGCCGTGCGGGTGAGGAAGCCTCTGCGGGACAAGTTCGGGAACTCGGCCATGAATACGAACCTCCAGAAAAGGGTCCCCCGGTGATGGGGCCAGAGGCAGCACCTGCCCGATCGGCCGGAACTATGCGGTCTGAGCCGTAGCCGTGACCCAACAGTGGCCGGAAGGTGACCTTTCTGTTTCGGTGGCGGTCGGCCGACCATCCTCCGATGGTCGAGCGGTCTCGTCCGGTGACCGTCGGCGGAGGGCGACCGCCGGCGGAGGGCGACCGTCGGCGGAGGGCGACCGTCGGCGGAGGGCGGGCGGTGCGCGGCGGGCCGGTCGTGGAGGTGTGCGGCAGGGGCGGCCGGGTCATGATGCGTGAGCGATGCATGGGGAACCGTGCTGCGGGGGAAGCCTCGCTGCATGTCCGAGCGCTTTATCGAAGTCGCCTTCGCCAAGCGAGGGGTGCACTGCACAGCGAAACTGCTCGATGATCGGGCCCCGATCACGTGCGAAGCGGTGTGGCAGGCGCTGCCGCTGGGCGGCGACGTCTACCACGCGAAGTACGCCCGCAACGAGATCTACGCCCTCTTCGACCCGTTCTCCGAGAAGGAGCCGCCGCTGGAGAACCCGACCGTCACCCCCATTCCGGGCGACCTCTGCTATTTCTCCTTCAACGGGACACAGCTCGGCAGCCAGGCCTACGGGTACGGGAGCACCGACGCGGGCGTCGAGGCCGGCGCCACGATGGTCGACCTGGCGCTCTTCTACGAGCGGAACAACCTGCTGATCAACGGCGATCTCGGGTGGATCCCCGGCATCGTCTGGGGGCAGGTCGTCGACGGTCTCGACCGGATGGCCGACGCCTGCCAGGACCTCTGGCGGGCCGGGGCGGTCGGGGAGACGCTGACCTTCCGGCGGGCATGAGGCAACTCACACAGGTCCGGGACGGGGCGCGACGGACTTCTCCGGCGCCCCGTCACGTCACCGGTCCGGTGCCCTGTCACGCCACCGGGCCGGTGCCCCGTCACATCACCGGGTGCCCGGCACCGCGGCCAGGCCGCCGGTTGCCACCCCGGCCGCATACAGCGCATGAGCCGCCCGCAGGACCAGCGCGTCCGCGTGC
The nucleotide sequence above comes from Streptomyces sp. TS71-3. Encoded proteins:
- a CDS encoding RHS repeat-associated core domain-containing protein, with amino-acid sequence MVLTVRRADSVTQPGTVGLDVDYSSYAQAYGGAYGSRLHMVQLPACALTTPGKSGCRVQKLVAATNDTAHRTLSADAVTLPGQDGARSATVLALTASDAGDHGDYKATSLSPSSTWQTDLNSGQFSWSYDMPAPKVPSDLTPKVSLSYSSGAIDGRTGTTNNQGSWAGDGFDLWSGSIQRSYVPCADEGVKIDGHESGDLCWGYDNATLTLNGTSNELIPAGSNLWRLKKDDGTRVEHLNGSSTDARGNGDNDQEYWVVTTTDGTQYYFGYNRLPGWSSGKETTDSTWTVPVYGNDAGEFCHAATFADSWCQQAWQWNLDYVVDTHGDAIAYYYDTETNNYSRNFKVTDGTPYDRGGSLDRIEYGLRSDSMYSGKPLAKVDFDSTERCLPESGVTCAADTIDDKSFYWYDTPWDQHCDDDKDCLNGSPTFWTRKRLTQITTQTLKSDGTYQDVDSWAFTQHWGMADIAYQLLLDSIQHTGKSATPAITLPKVTFGYHQDPNRLDQPDDDTAPFIKERLSAVIDESGGQTDVTYSDPGCSLDALPTPQTNTTLCMPSYFAASGQASPSLQWFNKYVVGSVTQTDNTDLSPDMVTKYTYMGDPAWHFDDDDGLTKKKYKTWSQWRGYRQVRVQTGGQSGMKTQADHFFLRGMDGDRSGPSGGTKTVDLDDGEGATLTDWPALDGFEYRTENYSAPSGEVLNKTVNHGWFRETAKRVRDWGTTTANLTGTASTHTYTSLDNGGGNKWRENSAFNTFDDNGRTIESNDLGQSGTSSDDQCQRTTYADNTKENLLSLTSRVETVSVNCDTTPDRATQVISDVRTAYDGDDYTAAPTKGDAYHTATLKSHDGTKATYLEAGATFDDYGRTVRTTDLTATLTADSTGKLTRTPRSDGLATTTQYAPSTGFATTVTVKGPPANSDTPDTAQTTTTTQNTVRGLPTDVVDANNRHTQIAYDALGRTTAVWLADRTRSQNPSDAYTYTITGNKPVVVGTKTLNNDGSQRTSYDFYDGFLRPHQTQDPGKDGGTVVSDTFYDERGLTAKTFAPYYVKQAPSTTAVDLDDAMSVETQAWFTYDGLGRQIEKKDVAGNGEATPSRTLATTTTTYGGDRTTVTPPDGAPATTTLTDVRGHTRELWKYHGNEPTGTPDKTLYDYTPAGQLHTVTDPVGNTWSYDYDQSGHQITASDPDRGTTTSTYDDRGRVITTTDARHTTLVYGYDDLGRKLEEHKDTATGPLLAKWTYDTVAKGQLTSATRYDNGNAYTNTVNSYDAYYRPTRTTITIPAVEGAEALAGSYQFNTRYNLDGTSQGPSYPAAGSLPGEAVVYGYNSLHQLTTVTGSSTYLTDTTYDDVGKPLQYELSTTAGKHAWLTDDYEWGTQRLHSSRVDREDVPGVDRSTTYGYDQAGDILSVADSSRDGIDTQCFTYDYLQRLTEAWAQGMTDCAASPSAQILGGPAPYWSSYTYDRAANGASVGNRATETEHDPTGDTSRDTTHTYTYPPAGSNQPHTLTRVDTVQGGTTSRDTYTYDDDGNTYTRTIAGDKQTLTWDPEGHLASVTEPTSSGGGTQTTSYLYDPDGNRLFQRAADGTTLYLDNTEIFLPKGATKAKATRYYTIGGIQAVQTDDGKVSFQIPDHQGTGQLAIDATTLSLDQRRTTPFGDLRGTEPAAWPGDHGFVGGIEDSTGLTHLGAREYDQSTGRFLSVDPVLDATDPQQINGYAYGNNNPVTFPDPTGTYLRCGGDDPACPSSHQSGDGAASDAPADPGPPSQYDWLTPPSSPVFDAPVQPKKQSLWDRIWHPIKSIARVVAAPVTEALTYAGCYGAATFAAPESGGISLMAAVAGCGALAGAAGGAVGNFLNPKADHSTTGVLKDELDGAAWGAAGAAGGAAIGQAAGVARAGAKAAKAVCHSFMPGTGVLLADGTSKAIQKLHPGDIVLATDPKTGKTTATPVAASITTEDDKQFTRLTVTTKDGPTHLTATDTHPFWIPDLKKWVTAGDLKPGQHLRTSAGTSIPITAVQHYTKHHRTHDLTITGTHTYYVLAGTTPVLVHNCNTIDPKVIKFAQRGVSARFKNGNTIEDTAAGIRAGHINPSDFPPIRLVEREGDLYTLDHRRLVTFQKAGLEQVPYVMATPEEVAAEGFKFDQDAARTSIRIRGTGEVWSP
- a CDS encoding transposase family protein encodes the protein MVTYVATLDVPRHVVDHLSRLLAAHRRRLGTPRGSRALGPFRQAVLVLRWFREQACVHCLARDAGVSQATGYRYLHEGIDALAAQAPDLHDVLNRCRREGMTHVILDGTLIESDRLAGVRDNGNDLWFSQKHKAFGGNVQFLSSPNGTPLWVSDVEPGSTPDITAARIHVLPVLYKAAADGLPTLADKGYIGAGIGIHIPVRRPQGRSEQALHTDTRTTNTLIRDLRALGERAAAELKERWRALKKVSLSPSRIGDIARAALVLNGILK
- a CDS encoding integrase core domain-containing protein gives rise to the protein MLSGVRIPRMNSIMERWVQTCRHELLDRTLIWDHRHLLHAMREFEQFYNEHRPHQGIANARPLHALPPPISDPERITRLDIRRRDRLGGILHEYQHAA
- the ehuA gene encoding ectoine/hydroxyectoine ABC transporter ATP-binding protein EhuA, translating into MAIEPTKQTEDGTEPSATTAPAAAPTEATAPGVGHLVQFDQVVKRYGDHVVLDHLDFTVQRGQHVTLIGPSGSGKTTILRLLMTLERISDGYIWVGGEPLSHMRGADGSLKRANEKHQRGIRKKIGMVFQQFNLFPNMNVLQNITEAPINVLGVDRAEAEERARELLNLVGLEDKVVAHPTQLSGGQQQRVAIARALAMQPEILLLDEVTSALDPELVAGVLDVLRDIAHTTDITLICVTHEMNFARDISDRILMFDSGRVIESGAPDKIFGDPDHDRTREFLSAIL
- the ehuD gene encoding ectoine/hydroxyectoine ABC transporter permease subunit EhuD; the protein is MTFEWKWDRVSDAFPMLMDGFVTTLLATVLGILVAAVLGLIVAMANRTPTRFVTVPLRILVEFIRSTPLLVQLVFAYAIFNTVDPLTIGIVVLGIHYASYLSEVYRAGIDAVPRGQWEASRALSLSPGRTWRAVILPQAVRNVLPALGNYAIAMFKETPFLAVITVAEMVSKAREYGSDHFAYTETFTLAGLIFLVASYPTSLLMRRLEKRLGH
- the ehuC gene encoding ectoine/hydroxyectoine ABC transporter permease subunit EhuC, whose translation is MGDFFSYFSDHVSQAVSGLGVTVEATLLGALLALVLSFVFGLMANSKPLLVRGISRVIVEFFRGTSLYVQLFWLFYAFPLVSGYELSALFCGVLAFGMNYGAYGSEVVRGAINAVPKAQWEAAIALNMSPWQRMRRVIMPQALVQMIPPFTNLLIQLLKATPLLWLIGAADLTTAIQQMRDRTGSSTAAYLTLLVVYFVLAYAMTLVLNAVERAGKRRLGQYTGARGLLRTRTAEGAAAAGPKAPVGGGAV
- the ehuB gene encoding ectoine/hydroxyectoine ABC transporter substrate-binding protein EhuB, with protein sequence MAEFPNLSRRGFLTRTAAVGGVIAVPTLLTACTKTDTSSDGKGKLDALKKQGFVKVAYANEAPYGYKEGGKLKGEAPTLHAAIFKALGVDELRPTFTEFDGLIPGLQAGKYDVISAGMAITPERCENALFSEPEFISPTAIMVKKGNPKKITDLASAKKGGVTLAVMSGAVEKDYVSSAGISDDKVKTVQKQQDGADAVKNGRVDGFVLTGISLRWLAKTNPQVEVTEPFVPVMGGKKQYSPGGAVFRKGSEDLRDAFNRELKKITSDASRYVQLLSPYGFGKSELPPPSLKTADLCKG
- a CDS encoding DUF3830 family protein, which encodes MSERFIEVAFAKRGVHCTAKLLDDRAPITCEAVWQALPLGGDVYHAKYARNEIYALFDPFSEKEPPLENPTVTPIPGDLCYFSFNGTQLGSQAYGYGSTDAGVEAGATMVDLALFYERNNLLINGDLGWIPGIVWGQVVDGLDRMADACQDLWRAGAVGETLTFRRA